A window from Chitinophagales bacterium encodes these proteins:
- a CDS encoding response regulator transcription factor, whose amino-acid sequence MKAVIVDDEDRARRSLITLLTTHCPQVTVVEQCANVPKAVLAIKQHQPDVVFLDIDMPEFSGFELLNFFDTVNFEIVFVTAYSEYAIQAFEYSAVDYLLKPVQVAKLKSSIEKVSERLSNQNMKQRLEILQQNFQTDEFCKIAVPVSDGLLFLEIFSITQLAAEGAYTHIYLSDGSKLLVSKKLKFFEDILHKRKSFFRIHRSHLINLNFITKYNRLESYIEMDSGISLPVSKERKKEFETILNEIRIKK is encoded by the coding sequence GTGAAGGCAGTAATTGTAGATGATGAAGATAGGGCAAGACGCTCGCTAATAACGTTGCTAACTACCCATTGCCCGCAAGTAACGGTGGTAGAGCAATGCGCCAATGTGCCTAAGGCAGTTTTGGCTATTAAACAACACCAACCCGATGTTGTTTTTTTAGATATTGACATGCCGGAATTTAGCGGCTTTGAGTTGCTTAATTTTTTTGATACTGTAAATTTTGAAATTGTATTTGTTACGGCTTATAGCGAATACGCCATACAGGCATTTGAATACTCCGCAGTAGATTATCTGCTCAAACCCGTACAAGTAGCAAAGCTGAAATCTTCGATAGAGAAAGTAAGCGAGCGCCTCAGCAATCAAAATATGAAACAGCGGCTTGAAATTTTACAACAAAATTTCCAAACCGATGAGTTTTGCAAAATTGCAGTTCCCGTAAGCGATGGTCTCTTGTTTTTAGAAATATTTAGCATAACTCAATTAGCAGCAGAAGGCGCATATACACACATTTATCTTTCTGATGGCTCTAAACTTTTGGTAAGCAAAAAGTTGAAGTTTTTTGAAGATATATTACATAAGCGCAAGAGCTTTTTCCGCATTCACCGTTCGCACCTTATTAATTTGAACTTTATTACAAAGTACAATCGTTTAGAAAGTTATATCGAAATGGATAGCGGCATATCGCTGCCTGTAAGTAAAGAGCGCAAAAAGGAGTTTGAAACGATTCTAAATGAAATAAGAATAAAGAAGTAA
- a CDS encoding immunoglobulin domain-containing protein produces the protein MKKTLLLTNILLWMFCAQAQTNWNWAKKGGGASNDYGYVIKKLSDDKIVSCATVASTSVAFSPYTIPNASGLNNGFIIIQDTVGGFYSPFSPTGYGECGVFAMDVDTSQNVYVTGYVNGIVVFGDDTINASTFSRVMFAAKLAKVGQYSWQWEWAYKLSHASTSSTMNTADAIKVTPDGSSFYIGGRSHQGSGTYLTNGDSTTSKLSIANQDGYIVKYSSSGAYQWGINLDAFGTVTGQTTCHRMELDGQGNLIAAGEWIGSSAPLSFVTPMGTTIISANSQSGKRCFLAKISASNGSMIWARNAFDLSPIFTYAVGTSLNGLAVDKSTNQIYVTCLTGGNFPNGSMFVKYNPTADTVVYNTSTVNVYYSNVTLDNDNSPVLCGNLVGTATINATNYTSAGSNDIFVGRVNPATGAWNMFQRAGGGDVDNVNSICTSGFSTYVVGSFKSAPMSFPGIGTTLSATSNTYDVFMAKIVLPEPCIEPDVTQQPSAVNQCSGKSFSLSVAASGNGLTYKWQKGGVNLNGNGANTATYSIAAGNVAHSGSYRCIVSNTCGADTTVVVSVAISAPLQSNMAQTICNGSSYTFAGQTLTQSGTYKDTLQTAGGCDSIVTLNLTVLNKIETTVNAGICNGQSYTFNGQQLTQAGQYFDTLQTVLGCDSFVTLNLTVNSFVTGSASAEICAGDSYTFNGQQLTQGGQYMDTLVSAGGCDSIVTLTLTVNQLP, from the coding sequence ATGAAAAAGACATTACTTCTTACAAACATCTTGTTATGGATGTTTTGTGCTCAGGCACAAACCAACTGGAACTGGGCAAAAAAAGGCGGAGGCGCCAGCAACGATTACGGCTATGTGATTAAAAAACTATCGGACGATAAAATAGTTTCGTGTGCAACAGTTGCTTCTACTTCGGTTGCCTTTAGCCCATATACCATTCCTAATGCAAGCGGATTAAACAATGGTTTTATTATTATTCAAGATACCGTTGGCGGATTTTATTCCCCATTTTCTCCAACGGGTTATGGCGAATGCGGTGTTTTTGCCATGGATGTAGATACCTCTCAGAATGTTTACGTTACCGGATATGTAAATGGAATTGTAGTTTTTGGAGATGATACTATAAATGCCTCCACTTTCTCGCGTGTCATGTTTGCGGCAAAGCTTGCCAAAGTGGGGCAATATAGCTGGCAATGGGAGTGGGCATACAAACTTTCCCATGCTTCAACATCTTCTACTATGAATACTGCAGATGCTATTAAAGTTACGCCCGATGGAAGCAGTTTTTACATTGGTGGTAGAAGCCATCAGGGTTCCGGAACTTATCTTACAAATGGCGACAGCACCACATCTAAATTGAGTATTGCTAATCAAGATGGTTATATAGTAAAATATAGTTCCTCTGGAGCATATCAATGGGGTATTAACTTAGATGCCTTCGGTACCGTTACCGGACAAACCACTTGCCATAGAATGGAATTGGACGGGCAAGGAAACTTAATAGCAGCAGGAGAATGGATAGGTAGTTCTGCTCCTTTAAGCTTCGTAACTCCAATGGGAACCACTATTATTTCTGCTAACTCGCAGAGCGGTAAAAGGTGCTTTTTGGCAAAAATTTCCGCTTCAAACGGCTCTATGATATGGGCAAGAAATGCATTTGACTTATCACCTATATTCACATACGCAGTGGGCACTTCTTTAAACGGTTTAGCAGTAGATAAATCTACCAATCAAATTTATGTTACCTGTTTAACGGGTGGCAATTTTCCCAACGGCTCTATGTTTGTTAAGTATAACCCTACTGCTGATACGGTAGTTTACAATACCTCAACGGTGAATGTTTACTACAGCAACGTAACTTTAGATAATGATAACTCCCCAGTGTTGTGCGGCAACTTGGTGGGTACGGCAACTATTAACGCAACTAATTATACTTCTGCAGGAAGCAACGATATTTTTGTTGGGCGTGTTAATCCCGCTACCGGTGCTTGGAATATGTTTCAAAGAGCAGGAGGGGGCGATGTAGATAATGTGAACAGCATTTGCACATCGGGCTTTTCTACATACGTGGTTGGCTCATTTAAAAGCGCACCAATGTCGTTTCCGGGTATAGGCACTACACTCAGTGCAACTTCTAATACGTACGATGTTTTTATGGCGAAAATAGTTTTGCCTGAGCCTTGTATTGAACCCGATGTTACTCAGCAGCCTTCTGCCGTAAACCAGTGTAGCGGTAAATCATTCAGTTTATCGGTGGCGGCTAGTGGCAATGGCCTTACTTACAAGTGGCAAAAAGGTGGAGTAAACCTCAATGGCAATGGAGCCAACACTGCTACTTATAGCATTGCTGCCGGAAATGTTGCTCATTCGGGAAGCTACCGTTGTATAGTATCTAATACTTGCGGAGCCGATACTACGGTTGTTGTAAGTGTAGCCATCAGTGCACCTTTGCAAAGCAATATGGCACAAACCATATGTAATGGCAGCAGCTATACTTTTGCCGGGCAAACTCTCACACAAAGTGGCACTTACAAAGATACGTTACAAACAGCAGGAGGTTGCGATTCAATAGTTACATTGAACCTTACCGTACTCAACAAAATTGAAACCACCGTGAATGCCGGAATCTGTAACGGACAATCCTACACCTTCAATGGTCAGCAACTCACACAAGCAGGTCAGTATTTCGATACCCTGCAAACGGTTTTAGGCTGCGATAGTTTTGTTACGTTGAACTTAACGGTAAACAGTTTTGTAACAGGAAGCGCGAGCGCGGAAATATGTGCCGGAGATAGCTACACCTTCAACGGGCAACAGCTTACCCAAGGCGGGCAATACATGGATACACTTGTTTCGGCAGGCGGCTGCGATAGTATTGTAACACTTACACTTACTGTAAACCAATTGCCA